The following are from one region of the Aspergillus chevalieri M1 DNA, chromosome 1, nearly complete sequence genome:
- the SRB5 gene encoding mediator of RNA polymerase II transcription subunit 18 (COG:K;~EggNog:ENOG410PT00;~InterPro:IPR019095;~PFAM:PF09637;~go_component: GO:0016592 - mediator complex [Evidence IEA];~go_function: GO:0003712 - transcription coregulator activity [Evidence IEA];~go_process: GO:0006357 - regulation of transcription by RNA polymerase II [Evidence IEA]) gives MHELLLFASVPHHQHHELRQQLAGLTAMQPRHRLERRLIFKAYRKPGVVTTRVGASQDVQGVDLQRLNKMLNGGMFYTQVVGPVLRENFAAAAGVTRGEGGDDPDAAMSGIDESQKDSFSNSSYDYESQSWKLEFRDIPEAGTRSAVTARLMASAGLPKGDIVEPMNAWGYGFVTEYVVEGDIFILNDIVIFLHRVLQYPSESADPHVPRRQLPSFEQMTPLDKSGSYVLQAAITVQDGGNQETMRTASQHLFGLREQLRSAVRLEQADRLSLDTRAK, from the exons ATGCAcgagttgttgttgttcgcCTCCGtcccacaccaccaacaccatgAGCTCCGACAACAACTCGCCGGATTGACGGCCATGCAGCCTCGCCACCGTCTCGAACGGCGTCTGATCTTCAAGGCCTATCGCAAACCTGGTGTAGTTACGACTCGTGTCGGTGCTAGCCAAGATGTTCAGGGCGTCGACTTGCAACGGCTGAATAAAATGTTGAACGGTGGCATGTTTTACACGCAAGTCGTCGGTCCGGTTCTTCGCGAGAactttgctgctgctgctggagttACCCGCGGAGAAGGAGGGGATGATCCCGATGCGGCTATGTCGGGCATTGATGAGTCCCAGAAGGATTCCTTTTCTAATTCGAGCTATGATTATGAAAGCCAATCCTGGAAACTTGAGTTCAGGGATATTCCCGAAGCGGGCACCCGGTCCGCAGTCACTGCTCGCTTGATGGCCAGTGCCGGTCTACCCAAAGGCGATATCGTTGAGCCCATGAATGCGTGGGGATATGG TTTTGTCACCGAATACGTGGTGGAAGGAGATATCTTCATTCTCAATGACATTGTCATCTTCTTACATCGAGTTCTTCAGTATCCCTCAGAGTCCGCGGATCCTCACGTCCCTCGACGGCAATTGCCTTCGTTCGAGCAGATGACGCCGCTGGACAAGAGTGGTAGCTACGTGCTGCAAGCCGCCATAACAGTCCAAGATGGTGGAAACCAGGAGACGATGAGGACTGCATCGCAGCATTTGTTTGGTCTTCGTGAGCAGCTTCGATCGGCCGTTCGGCTGGAACAGGCGGATCGACTTTCATTGGATACGCGGGCAAAGTGA
- a CDS encoding uncharacterized protein (COG:S;~EggNog:ENOG410PNR6): MLKLSQLLDAKRRDSSEAATADPSAISSRRSIQSPGNTDSSTPVSPALSLFSSKGHARVSSSVSSLVPSPGHGNSMESATRDHGLTGVQEEPCTNEARDLEQEYFQHFDQGLSVDNPYFSAVDYFGCYDLTDASMDTPHSSKKRRSGSITSSKGLSRISSRVSTMSSRWKSRQSEDVDRNASYTDNWHPRTSSAASSALVSPAGYPVARIDSTVIPPSPARTIFEERISESGARPLDIDSANRQFLEEEGDSTHQASTPLLPPFMGDGPMAAAVAGVTSPLESPTVADISDDVLNLDNCVSAAIPATWKPSVTIPSPPLSSQPSMTSFHNRPSASTMRSMSDGPSPLYMSDPNDEWANKLGHANFTIHPAPYMPDTCTMDSFCQLLDDWDLAQCNFAKHLVRTGEHYGVTSNIYKLTEAKWDATNREWKRHHQAMQSQLEETHGPTLSLTQSHFGPSDQVKLPRLHDKKFPELGDGEIVGPMKILPCQPRPSLKRSFFKFFQDLIGRS; this comes from the exons ATGTTGAAACTTTCGCAATTACTCGATGCAAAACGTCGCGATAGTTCCGAGGCGGCTACTGCTGACCCATCAGCCATCTCTTCTCGTCGCTCGATTCAGTCGCCTGGAAATACAGACTCCTCGACTCCTGTGTCGCCTGcactttctcttttctcgtCTAAAGGCCATGCGCGAGTCTCCAGCTCCGTTTCTTCTCTCGTCCCCTCTCCCGGTCATGGCAACTCGATGGAGAGTGCGACCCGAGACCATGGTCTGACTGGTGTTCAAGAGGAACCATGCACAAATGAAGCAAGGGATCTTGAGCAGGAATATTTCC AGCACTTTGATCAAGGCCTATCTGTCGACAACCCATACTTCTCCGCCGTCGATTATTTCGGTTGCTACGATCTGACCGATGCCAGCATGGATACCCCTCATTCCTCCAAGAAGCGACGTTCGGGTAGTATTACGTCCTCCAAAGGCCTTTCTCGCATCAGCTCGCGCGTCTCAACCATGTCCAGTCGTTGGAAGTCCCGCCAGTCGGAGGATGTGGACCGCAATGCCTCGTATACAGATAATTGGCACCCTCGCACTAGCTCCGCTGCTTCGTCTGCCCTAGTCAGTCCCGCTGGATACCCAGTTGCGCGTATTGACTCCACCGTCATCCCTCCCTCGCCTGCTCGGACCATCTTCGAGGAACGAATCAGTGAATCGGGTGCGCGGCCACTCGATATAGACAGTGCCAACCGTCAGTTcctcgaggaagagggcgaTTCCACTCACCAGGCCAGCACTCCATTGCTGCCACCGTTCATGGGCGACGGTCCaatggctgctgctgttgcggGCGTGACCTCGCCATTGGAGTCGCCAACCGTGGCGGACATTTCAGATGACGTACTAAATCTCGACAATTGTGTCTCCGCCGCCATTCCAGCTACGTGGAAGCCATCGGTTACAATTCCCTCGCCGCCTTTGTCATCCCAACCGTCCATGACCTCATTCCATAATCGCCCGAGCGCCAGCACTATGCGCTCCATGTCAGATGGGCCGTCTCCTTTGTACATGTCGGACCCCAACGATGAGTGGGCAAACAAGCTGGGACATGCGAATTTCACCATCCACCCAGCTCCGTACATGCCTGATACCTGCACCATGGATTCCTTTTGCCAATTGCTGGATGACTGGGACCTTGCGCAGTGCAATTTTGCCAAGCATCTTGTCCGCACTGGGGAACACTACGGTGTCACGTCCAATATCTACAAGCTGACCGAGGCCAAATGGGATGCCACCAACCGCGAATGGAAGCGCCACCATCAGGCCATGCAGTCGCAACTCGAGGAGACTCACGGACCTACTTTGAGCTTGACCCAGTCGCATTTCGGTCCTAGTGACCAAGTCAAGCTTCCTCGTCTTCACGACAAGAAGTTCCCAGAACTGGGTGATGGCGAGATAGTCGGTCCTATGAAGATTCTCCCTTGTCAACCGCGACCTTCTCTGAAGCGCAGCTTCTTCAAGTTCTTCCAGGATCTAATCGGACGATCCTAA
- a CDS encoding putative DNA 3'-phosphatase Tpp1 (COG:L;~EggNog:ENOG410PG5A;~InterPro:IPR027417,IPR013954,IPR006549,IPR006551, IPR036412,IPR023214;~PFAM:PF08645), which produces MLKMAGTSAAKRAASPTRAISPPPLKRTAATTATTTTKTTVTTKSAANFFTPLSQKKPDPLTWRTVNNTLIIGRYAGQKHKRSTAKKQKIAAFDLDSTLITSASGTTFARSPKDWKWWHASVPSRVRELNSEGYQVVVVSNQKQISLKKGAAESKSYNNFKEKVTAVMNDLDVPLSVYAATESDEYRKPRLGMWREFLDDYDLDVSGVDLNSSFFVGDAAGRPGDHSQVDRGFAVNIGVDFKTPEEFFLNQPPEAFEKPFDPASYLHTGEQDPPLFTRQHPLELVIFCGSPGAGKSTFYWNNLEPLGYERVNQDILKTRPKCLKVAREHLSDRKSVAVGKFMCPCFLCFIRATWYNAQGETLYPSEP; this is translated from the exons ATGCTGAAAATGGCAGGGACTAGCGCAGCGAAAAGAGCAGCGTCCCCCACCCGCGCCATCTCCCCGCCCCCACTCAAGAGAACGGCGgcgacgacggcgacgacgacgacgaagacgacaGTGACGA CAAAATCAGCAGCAAACTTCTTCACCCCCCTCTCGCAAAAGAAACCTGACCCTCTAACGTGGAGGACAGTCAACAACACGCTCATCATTGGAAGATACGCAGGGCAGAAGCACAAACGATCGACCGcgaagaagcaaaagatTGCTGCGTTTGATCTC GACTCTACTCTGATCACGTCGGCGTCCGGGACGACCTTTGCGAGGAGCCCGAAGGATTGGAAATGGTGGCATGCGTCGGTACCATCTCGCGTTAGGGAGCTAAACTCGGAAGG ATACCAAGTCGTCGTCGTCTCGAACCAGAAGCAGATCAGCTTGAAGAAGGGGGCTGCTGAGTCAAAGAGCTATAACAACTTTAAAGAGAAAGTTACGGCTGTTATGAATGATCTGGACGTGCCGCTAAGCGTCTACGCGGCGACTGAAAGTGATGAGTACCGCAAGCCCCGGCTGGGGATGTGGAGGGAGTTCCTGGATGACTACGATCTGGATGTGTCGGGGGTAGATTTGAATAGCTCGTTTTTCGTCGGCGATGCCGCTGGTCGGCCGGGGGATCACTCGCAAGTGGACAG GGGTTTCGCCGTGAATATCGGGGTAGATTTCAAAACACCCGAGGAATTTTTCCTCAACCAGCCCCCGGAAGCATTCGAGAAGCCCTTTGATCCTGCCTCATACCTGCACACCGGCGAACAAGACCCTCCGCTATTCACTCGCCAACATCCTCTCGAGCTTGTCATTTTCTGTGGCAGTCCCGGGGCTGGGAAATCCACGTTCTATTGGAACAATCTCGAGCCGCTGGGATACGAACGTGTTAATCAGGACATCCTGAAAACA CGTCCTAAATGCCTGAAAGTCGCGCGAGAACATCTGTCCGACAGGAAATCTGTCGCTGTGGGTAAGTTCATGTGcccttgttttctttgctttaTTCGTGCAACATGGTACAATGCACAAGGGGAGACACTGTATCCGTCAGAACCCTAA
- a CDS encoding alpha-ketoglutarate dehydrogenase subunit KGD4 (COG:S;~EggNog:ENOG410PRG5;~InterPro:IPR020373;~PFAM:PF10937) — MRATFALRNAAHTPLIRFIGKRSVPQSVDHTPRAHPASPTGVLPDSFAAYRSKAQQHGPLGRASFSQGAIGRAPGASLGPVQPKEGEFFDRAELPSRFHRLPWSEAEIEAIETGGASLCS, encoded by the exons ATGCGTGCCACTTTTGCTCTTCGCAATGCCGCCCACACCCCTCTCATTCGCTTCATTGGCAAGCGTTCCGTGCCTC AATCGGTAGACCACACGCCTCGTGCTCACCCCGCTTCGCCCACCGGTGTTTTGCCCGACTCGTTCGCTGCCTACCGCTCCAAGGCCCAGCAGCACGGTCCTCTTGGACGTGCCTCGTTCAGCCAGGGCGCTATCGGTCGTGCCCCGGGTGCTTCTTTGGGTCCTGTTCAGCCCAAGGAGGGTGAATTTTTCGACCGTGCTGAATTGCCTTCCCGCTTCCACCGTCTGCCCTGGTCTGAGGCTGAAATTGAGGCCATTGAGACCGGCGGTGCTAGCCTCTGCAGCTAA
- a CDS encoding M20 family metallopeptidase (COG:E;~EggNog:ENOG410PH1I;~InterPro:IPR001261,IPR002933,IPR011650,IPR036264;~MEROPS:MER0026479;~PFAM:PF01546,PF07687;~go_function: GO:0016787 - hydrolase activity [Evidence IEA]) translates to MRFHVPVVCLASLTAASPHIQLQSALSSSSSSDNSGVMGSLDDIINASPFLSFHRDLVQIESISGNESYVGEFIVDFLEERDFTVTKQPVGDDRFNILAYPTSRSHPEILLTSHIDTVPPFIPYSLSRIDSTNSNDKKNIRIAGRGSVDAKGSVAAQVFAALDILKHDPSAPIGLLFVVGEEVGGNGMQAFSKSPSFNPSPSPYHTYIFGEPTELSLVAGHKGMLGFEIIAKGQAAHSGYPWLGQSAVSAILPALLRVDQLGESIPFEKGGLPSSEKYGKTTVNIGRVEGGVATNVVPAAARADVAVRLAAGTPDEAREIIRRAISNATGDDENVYPDFGARLEAYSPQDMDTDVEGFEVITVNYGTDVPNLVVHPNRDGKQVKRYLYGPGTIFVAHGDHEALTIADLEEAVNGYQKLVEASLRR, encoded by the coding sequence ATGAGATTCCACGTGCCAGTTGTCTGCTTGGCCAGCCTTACTGCGGCCTCTCCTCATATTCAACTACAATCAGCGCTCAGTTCAAGCAGTAGCAGCGACAACAGCGGCGTCATGGGCTCCCTTGACGATATTATCAATGCTTCTCcgtttctttccttccatCGTGATCTCGTCCAGATAGAATCTATCTCTGGTAACGAATCGTACGTGGGCGAGTTTATTGTGGATTTCCTTGAGGAACGGGATTTCACTGTTACCAAGCAACCGGTTGGCGACGACCGGTTCAATATCCTCGCCTATCCAACTTCTCGCTCACACCCTGAGATCCTCCTCACATCACATATCGACACTGTCCCGCCTTTCATCCCATACTCTCTCTCCCGCATCGACAGCACCAATAGCAATGACAAAAAGAACATCCGCATTGCCGGCCGCGGCTCCGTAGACGCCAAAGGCAGTGTCGCCGCCCAGGTCTTCGCCGCCCTCGACATACTCAAGCATGACCCTTCGGCTCCCATAGGCCTCCTCTTTGTAGTTGGCGAAGAAGTCGGCGGAAATGGCATGCAGGCCTTCTCCAAATCACCTTCCTTTAACCCTTCCCCATCACCCTACCACACTTATATCTTCGGGGAACCCACCGAGCTGTCCCTTGTCGCGGGGCACAAGGGTATGCTGGGTTTTGAGATCATTGCTAAAGGTCAAGCTGCGCATTCGGGGTATCCGTGGCTCGGGCAGAGTGCCGTTTCTGCTATTCTTCCTGCGCTGCTACGCGTCGATCAACTAGGCGAGTCCATCCCCTTTGAGAAGGGTGGGCTTCCGTCTAGCGAGAAGTACGGCAAGACTACTGTCAACATTGGTCGTGTTGAGGGTGGTGTCGCTACGAACGTTGTCCCCGCCGCTGCCCGCGCGGATGTCGCCGTCCGTCTGGCAGCGGGGACCCCCGATGAGGCACGGGAAATAATCCGTCGCGCGATTAGTAATGCTACCGGTGATGACGAGAATGTCTACCCGGACTTCGGGGCACGCCTGGAAGCCTACTCTCCTCAAGATATGGATACGGATGTTGAGGGATTCGAGGTCATTACAGTGAACTATGGTACTGATGTACCGAATCTGGTTGTCCATCCTAACCGGGATGGAAAGCAGGTTAAGCGGTACCTGTATGGACCGGGGACTATCTTCGTTGCTCACGGTGATCACGAAGCCCTCACTATTGCCGACCTCGAAGAGGCTGTTAATGGGTATCAGAAGTTGGTTGAGGCTTCGTTGCGTAGGTAA